In Novosphingobium sp. RL4, the sequence CACCACTGCCGAGCCTTTCCGTCCGGGCGATATCCGTGCCTCCGCGCGGTGGCTGCCCGATGACCGCCTGCCCCGCCCTGCTCGTCGCCGCGCCGTCCTCGGGACAGGGCAAGACGCTGGTGACCGCCGCCCTCGCCCGCCGCCATGTCCGTGCCGGGCGCCGGGTGCGGGTGTTCAAGTGCGGGCCGGACTTCCTCGACCCGATGGTCCACGAGATCGCCAGCGGCGCGCCCGTCCACCAGCTGGACCTGTTCATGTGCGGCGAAGACCAGTGCCGCGCGCTGCTGCACGAAGCGGCGCTGGAGGCCGACCTGATCCTTGTCGAAGGGGTGATGGGCCTGTTCGACGGCACCCCGTCCTCCGCCGACCTCGCCCGGCATTTCGGCCTTCCGGTGATGGCGGTGATGGATGGTTCCTCCATGGCGCAGACTTTCGGCGCGCTCGTCCACGGTCTGGCGACTTACCGCGAGGATGTGACCCTCGCCGCCGTGCTCGCCAACCGCGTGGGCAGCGAACGCCATGCCGAACTGCTGGAACGCGGCCTGAAGGAAGGCGTGCAATGGCTCGGCGCGATGCGACGCGACGAGGGTGCCGGCCTGCCCGAACGTCATCTCGGACTGGTACAGGCCGGTGAAGTCCCCGATATCGAAGCGCGGATAGACCGCGCCGCCGATCTCCTGCCCGAAAGCGCCCTGTGGCTGCCGGAACCGGTGTCCTTTCCGGCCGCGCCCCGCTGCGCCGCTCCGCCGCCCTCGCTGGCGGGCCGGCGCATCGCCGTGGCCCGGGACGAGGCGTTCGGGTTCATCTACCCGGCCAACCTCGCCTTTCTCGAAAGCGCGGGCGCCCGGCTGTCATTCTTCTCGCCCCTGCGCGACACGGCGCTGCCGGAATGCGACGCGCTCTGGCTGCCCGGCGGCTATCCCGAACTTCACCTCTGTGCGCTCACCGCGAACCGGACGATGATCGGGGCCATACGGGAGCATTTCCTGGCCGAACGCCCGATCCTCGCCGAGTGCGGCGGCATGCTCTACGCCTGCGAACGGCTGGAGGACGCATCAGGCACGAGTGCGCCGATGCTGGGCCTGCTGCCTGCGCAGGCCAGGATGCAGCCCCGGCTTGCCGCACTGGGCATGCAGGAAGCCGAACTCGGCGGCCACGCAGTCCGCGGCCACACGTTCCATTACTCCATGCTGGAAACCGGCCTTGAACCCGCAGCGCTCGCCCGCACGCCGGACGGGCGCAAGGGCGAGCGGATATTCCGGCAGGGCTCGCTCACCGCGAGCTACATGCACTTCTATTTCCCGTCGGCGCCGGAACTGATCGCGGCACTTTTCGGCTAGGCAATCGCCGGCAGCTTCGCGAGATGCTTGTCCAGCGTGATCGGATAGTCGCGAATGCGGACGCCCGTCGCGTTGTAGACCGCGTTGGCCACTGCCGCCCCCACGCCGCAAAGCCCGAGTTCGCCCACGCCCTTGGCCTTCATCGGCGAGACCTTGTCGTCCGCCTCGTCCAGGAACACCACTTCCTGATGCGGAATGTCGGCGTGGACCGGCACTTCGTATCCGGCAAGGTCGTGGTTGACGAAGAAGCCGAAACGCTTGTCCACCGCCAGTTCCTCCATCAACGCGCCGCCCACGCCCATGGTCATCGCGCCGATCACCTGGCTGCGCGCGGTCTTGGGGTTGAGGATGCGCCCGGCCGCGCAGACCGCCAGCATTCGCCGCACGCGGACTTCGCCGGTATAGGAATCCACTGCCGCTTCCACGAAGTGCGCGCCGAAGGTCGATTGCTGGAACTTCTTGGCGAGATCCCCCCACTGCATCGTCTCTTCGGCAACGAGTTCGCCCGATTTCGCGGCATCGGCCAGCCGTGCCGAACGGTTGCCCGCGCGAATCTCGCCATCGGCGAATTCGGCCGCCTGCGGGTCCATGCCGAGTTGCTGCGCCGCCATCTCGCGCAGCTTCGCGCAGGCCGCGTAGACCCCCGAAGTCGCGCTGTTGGCGCCCCATTGCCCGCCCGAGCCCGCCGAGGCCGGGAACGAGGAATCGCCCAGCTTCACGCGCACTTTCTCCACCGGCAGCCCCATCATCTCCGCCGCGGTCTGGGCGATGATGGTGTAGGAGCCGGTGCCGATGTCGGTCATGTCGGTCTCCACCGTGACCATGCCGTCACCCGACAGGCGCACGCGTGCCGCCGAAGTCATGTTGATGTTGTTGCGGAACGCCGCCGCCACGCCGAGCCCGACGAGCCAGCGCCCGTCACGCACTTGCGCCGGTCTGGCGCTGCGCCGGTCCCAGCCGAAACGCCGCGCGCCGTCCTCGAGGCAGCGCACCAGGTTGCGCTGCGAGAACGGCCGCTCGGGATGCTCGGGATCGACCTGCGTATCGTTGAGCACGCGGAACTTCACCGGGTCCATGCCCAGTTTCTCGGCCATCTCGTCCACCGCGATCTCCAGCGCCATGAGCCCCGGCGCCTCGCCCGGCGCGCGCATGGCGTTGCCTTCGGGCAGGTCGAGTTCGGCCAGCCGCAGGGCGGTGAGGCGGTTCGCACCGGCGTAGAGCAGCTTGGTCTGCTGCGTCGCCCCTTCCGGCCCGCCGCCGGGCAGATCGCCGGACCAGCTTTCGTGGCCGATGGCGGTCAGCTTGCCGTCCTTCGTCGCGCCGAGGCGGATACGCTGGATCGTCGCCGGACGGTGCGTGGCATTGTTGACCATGAACGGGCGCGGCAAGGCGATCTTAACCGGCCTTCCGCAAGCCTTGGCGCCCAGCGCGGCCATCACCGCATCGGCGCGCAGGAACAGCTTTCCGCCAAAGCCGCCGCCGACATAGGGAGACATCACGCGCACCTTCTCCGGCGGCATCTTGAACGTCGCCGCCAGTTCCCGCTTGTTCCAGGCGATCATCTGGTTCGAGGTCCAGAGCGTGAGCGCATCGCCTTCCCACCAGGCGATCGTGGCAAACGGCTCCATCATCGCGTGGTTGTGATCGGGCGTGGTGTAGGTCTGGTCGATCTGCACGGGAGCCGCGGCGAAAGCACCCGCGAAGTCTCCGGTGTGGGTATCGGCATCGTTGCCGGTCAGCGGCTGGGCGCCCGGCTTCTCCTTGGCGAGATCGAAGCGTCCCGCCGCGCGCTCATACGTGATCCGCACCGCATTGGCGGCAGAGCGCGCCTGTTCGAAGCTTTCCGCCACCACCACGGCAAGGGCCTGGTGGTAATGATCGATATTGGGCCCGCCCAGCAGCTTGGCGGTGTTCATGCTGCCCTTGCCCAGCGGCTGCGCGTTCTCCGCCGACACGATGGCCAGAACGCCCGGCATCCGCCGCGCATCGTCCGCGTTGAACGTGGCGATACGGCCCTTGGCGATCCCGGCACCGATCACGAAGCCATAGGCGGGCTTGCCCGGCACCTCCCGGTGCTCATAGGCATAGGGCGCCTGTCCGGTGGTCTTGAGCCTGCCGTCCACGCGGTCGACGGCCTTGCCGATCACCTTCATCGCATCGATGGGATTGGTGCCTGCGGGCGTTTCGAACTTCATGCCCTGTTCTCCGCGATGAGAGCCGCCAGCGTGCGCTCGGCCAGCGTGATCTTGAAAGCGTTCTCGTGCGTGGGGCGAGCGCCTGCGAAAGCCGCGCGTGCCGCCGCGCCGGCACCGGCAGGCAATTGCGCATCGGCAGCCTCCACCCGCCACGGCTTCGGCGCAACGCCGCCGAAGGCGACCCGGCCGCTGCCGTCCGCTTTCAGCACCGCCGCTACCGAGACGAGCGCGAAGGCATAGGAAGCACGGTCGCGAACCTTGTGGTAGAAGTGGCTGCCGCCGATCGGGGCGGGCAGGGTCACGGCGGTAATCAGCTCGCCGGGCTGGAGCGCGTTCTCCACATGCGGGGTATCGCCGGGCAGGCGGTGGAATTCCGCCACCGGAATGCTGCGCGTCTTGCCGCCCGCATCGACGGTTTCCACCGAGGCATCGAGCACGCGCAGGGCCACGGCCATGTCGCTGGGATGCGTGGCGATGCAGGCGTCGCTCGTGCCGATCACACCGAGCTGGCGGTTGACGCCGCCGATCGCGGCACAGCCCGAGCCGGGCCGGCGCTTGTTGCAGGCCTGGTTGGTATCGTAGAAATAGGGGCAGCGCGTGCGCTGGAGCAGGTTGCCGCCGGTGGTCGCCTTGTTGCGAAGCTGGCCCGATGCCCCCGCGACGATGGCCCGCGTCAGCACGCCGTAGTCCTTGCGCACCCTGCGGTCCGATGCCAGCGCGGTATTGCTGACCAGCGTGCCGATGCGCAGGCCGCCGTCCTTCGTCTCCTCGATTCGGTCCAGCCCGAGGTCCTGCACGTCGACCAGATGGGTCGGCGTCTCGATCTCCAGCTTCATCAGGTCGAGCAGGTTGGTGCCGCCCGCGATGAACTTCGCGCCCTTGTTCGCGGCGACGGCAGCGGCGGCAGCGGCGGGCGTCCGCGCCCGCTCATAAGTGAAGGCCCTCATGCTTCGACCTCCGCGCCGTGGGTTTCGGCGATCCGCACGCCCGCCACTTCGGCCATGGCCTCGGCGATGTTGGAATAGGCGCCGCAGCGGCAGATATTGCCGCTCATGCGTTCGCGCATTTCAAGCGCGGTAATCTCCGGCGCGCTGCCGACATCGGCCTGCACATGGCTGGGAACCCCCGCCCTGATCTCGTCCAGCACCGCCACCGCAGAGCAGATCTGTCCCGGCGTGCAATAACCGCACTGGAAACCGTCGTGCTTGACGAAGGCCGCCTGCATCGGATGCAGGCCATCCGGCGTGCCGAGCCCTTCGATCGTGGTGACTTCGTCGCCTTCGTGCATGACCGCCAGGCTCAGGCAGGAATTGATGCGCGTGCCGCCCACCAGCACCGTGCAGGCACCGCACTGTCCGTGGTCGCAGCCCTTCTTGGTGCCCATCAGGCCGATATGGTCGCGAAGCGCATCGAGCAGCGTGGTGCGCGTATCGAGCATGAGCGCCTGCGGCTTGCCGTTGACCTTGAACGTGACTGCCATCGACGGGGGCTGCTGTGCCATGGGTGCCGCTCCTTCCGCGACGGAAGGAATGGCGGAAATTCCGACGCTTGCCGCGCCGCCCGCCAGAACCGCCCGTCTGGATACCTCGAAATGCGCCGTTTCGCTCATTGCCCGTCCTTTTCGCACCATGGGGACGCATGACCGTCCATCTGGCACGATAACGCACAGGCGCGCCAAACGGCACTGCGCTAAATCGCATGCCGTCATGAACGGGGCTCATGATCAACTGTTCCCGAGGGGCGTCCCGGGGGGCGAGGTGCCTAGGCCGCGCGGCCGCGCAGGAGCGAGGCCAGCAGGCCCGCTCCGCCCGCCAGCAGCAGGACATCGATCAGCAGCGATCCGCCGCCGGGCAAGGCCGCCGCGCCGTGGATCAGGGCCAGCATCGCCAGCAACCCCGCCAAGGCCCAGCGCCAGCCCCGTGCGAGCCGGGGTCCGGAAACCGACCTTGCCAGCGCCGAGGCCACTATCGACAGGACGGTGAGCCCCAGCCATGCCTGCGGAAGTGGCGCTTCGGGCGCGAATCTCGCCAGCAGCGCGGTCATGGCGAGGATCGCGGGCTGCCCCCAGCAGACGGCGGCCCAGATCCGCTCCCACTGCGGCGCGGGACGGCCCCGGTCGCGGCGACGGGCGAGCCAGATCGTCACCCCGCTCGACGTCACCACGCAAAGCGCCGCGCCCAGCAAGGCATAGGCGATCCGCACCGGCAGTCCGCCGTACCAGCCGAAGTGCAACTGGCCGATACCGCCAAGGATGCGGGTTCCGGTGGCGATGTCTTCGGGATGCTCCTGCGCGATGGCCTTGCCGGCGGCATCGAAGCGGGTCTCGTCCTGCTGGACCAGAAGCCGGTCCCGTCCGCCGTGAACCGCAATGCGCATGTCGGCGCGGCCGGGCCGTTCAACCACGACGCTCTGCGGCCGGGCCTCGGGCGAATGCGCGCGCGCCTCGGCCATGAGGGCAGCGATATCCGGCAGCGGAACGGCGCGCGTATCGACGGGGGGCGGCGCATCGAGGAACAGTTCGTAGACCTTCTTCATCCCGCCTTGCGGGTAGAGCAGCAGGGCCAGCACCGCGACGATGATGGTGCTGAGGCCCAGCAGCGCCCCGGTCAGTGCCAGGGTGAAGTGGAAGGGCAGCGCCCAGATCCCGAGCCGGTTGTGCAGATCCGCCTCCTGCAGCCGCCGCGAACCGCCGAGGCGCAAGTGGAAGGCATCGCGCAGGACGCGCGGATGGGCGAGAATCCCCGAAACCAGCGAGGACAGCAGCGCCACGCCGGTCAGCCCGACGATGAACTCGCCCCAGCTTCGCGGCAGGTGCAGGTTGACGTGAAGGTGGATCAGGAACTCGGTCCAGACCGCTTCGAGCCGCGAAAGCGAACCGTCCTGCGCCACCGCCCACTTGCGCTCGAACGTCGGGCTATAGGCGACCAGCGTGCCCCCCTCGCTGGCGGCGCTCGGCAGGGTCAGGTACAACGCGGCGTCGGCGGGCGTCTCCTTCGCGCCCTCGGCGATGGCGCGTGCGGCAGCCCGATCGCTCAGGCTCCGCGCCACCGGCGTGGCGGGAACTTCCCAGCGTTCGAGATCCGGCGCAAGGACGGCCACGGTCCCGGTCACGCAGACGAGATAGATCACCGCCGCAAAGGCGAGGCCGAGGATCGAATGGCTGCTGAGCACCGAACGCACCGTCTCGGGCGAGATCGGCCAGCGCCACTGTTTCTTGCGGGTATTGCTCATCACGAGGCTCCCAGATGGGCAAGGCCGAAGCCGATCACGCTGGTGCCCACCAGCACCGCCGCGGCGCGCAGGATGCGGCGGTCCGCGAGGGTCCAGGTCATGGCAAGGCCCCAGAGCACCGGCATCAGCAGCCCGCCCAGAACGATCCGGGTCCGCGGGTCACCCGGCAGGTAGACGGTCACGCAGAAGGCCACCGCCATCGCCGCGGTCATGCCGAGCGGCCCGGCCAGCAGCGTGCGCAGGGCGCCGCGCCAGAAGCGGCCCGGTTCCTCCAGCGGTTCGGGCGCGGTGTCCGCCTCGCGCAGGCGCGCGGCCTTGCGCCGGACCCGGCCCAGCCAGATCACGACGAGCGCCCCGATGCCTTCCATGACGAGCGCCAGCGCGGTTCCCTTCACCGGGCCGATCGCGAATGCCGCCGCCAGCAGGAAGCCGAGCAGGACGAACCAGCCCCCGGCCACCAGGCCGAGCGCCGAACCGTCACGCCGCAGCCACGAGCGCCGCAGCAGGAAGGCGCCGGACGCGCCCCCCGCCATCAGCAGGAGGCTTGCCGGCCAGATCACCAGTGGACCCCGGCGCCCAGGCCGAAGGTCTGCGGCTCACCCAGGATCGCCTGGTGGATCGCCGCATATTCGTACTGCTTGTACTTCTCGTTGAAGATGTTGCGGGCGAAGACGAAGAGCGACCAGTTCCCGGTCTCGTAGCCGAGCTTGCCGTTCACCACGGTACGGGCCGAAACCTTGTACTGCGCCTGGTCCTGCCCGACCCCGGTATAGACCGAGGTGCGGTAATTGGCGTTGACGTTCGCGGTGAACCCGCCGCCGAACTGCGCGTTCGCGCCGCCCGAAAGCGTCCATCGCGGGGCATAGGGGAACTGCGTGCCCTGGAGATCGACCGTGCTGGTGGCGCCCGTCGGCAGGGTGAAATCGTCGAACCGGGTGCGAACGTGCCCGACCGAGGCATAGAGATCGATACCCGTCGCCACGGCGGCGTTCGCCTCCACCTCGAACCCGTAGAGGTGCGATCCCGCTGCGTTGACGGTGTTGTAGTCATAGGCGTTCAGCCCGAAGTAGGCGGTGACCTGCTGGTCCTTCCACTCCATGTAGAAGAGGTTGGCGTTGAGCGTCAGGCGGCCGCCCAGCCACTTGGAGCGCAGCGAGCCTTCGTAGTTCCAGCTGAATTCGGGATCGTAGGGCACCAGTTCGGCGCGCGCCGGGTTCTGGCTCGACCCGCCCGAGCGGTAGGCCCGCTGCACTGTGAATGCGGTGGTGAGGTCGGGCGTCCAGTCCATGCTGATCCCGGCCTTGGGCAGGAAAGCGTTGAACGTGCGGCTGTTGGAGGCCAGCGGCGAGGAAGCATCGGAAACGAGGCCGAGCACGCCCTGGTTGATGACCGAGATGACCGGCGCATAGGCCGTGCCCATGAAGTTCACGTCCGGCAGGGTGCCGTTGAAGGCGGCCACGGTCTCCGCCGCGTAACGGTTGCGCTCGTGATCGAAGCGGAAGCCTCCGATCAGCGTCAGCCGGTCGGTCAGCTTGAAGCGGGCATCGCCGAACAGGGCCATCGTCTCGACCTTCTCGGGCTGCTCGGCGCTATAGGCAACCGGGATGACCGGAAGCTGGGCCGCATAAGCCGTAGCGATGGACTGCGCGGTTGCCGCGTTGAAACCGTTGGCTTGAAGCAGCCCCGCGATCGTCGCGGTCGGCGTGGCGATGTTGACGCGGCTGTTCTGGTCGATCGCGCCGGTGCGGCGATAGTACCACGCGCCCAGCAGCCCGCTCAGCCGTTCGTCCTCGTAATTGAGGCGCAGTTCCTGCGTCAGCGTCCTGTAAAGGTAGCGGTTGTCGATCGCCTGGATATCTTCCGGCGTACCGTCGGTGTCGATCACCGAGTGGACCTTGGAACGGTTCCACGAAGTCACGCTCGACAGCTTGAGCCCGCCTGCCAGCGGATAGCTGAGGTTCAGCACCGCCAGATCGCTGTCGATCTTGCCGCGGCTGGGCTGATCGCCGGTCGAGATGCGGTGATCGAAGTAGTCCGGCACGTCGGTCCGCGAATATTCGTAGAGATAGCCGCCGTCGCGCCGCACGCGGTTATAGCTGGCCACCGCTTCGAGACCGGGAATCGCGCTCGGCGTCCACATGACCTTGCCGCGCAGGTTCAGCGATTTCAGCGCGTCGTCATAACCGCCGCGCGTGACGTTGCGCACCAGCCCGCGATCCGCCCGCCGCTCGGCCGAAAGGCGCACGCCCAGTTCGTCCCTGATGATCGGACCGCCGATCGCGGCGGAGAAAGTGCGATCGTCATGCTCGGTCCAGAGCACGCGCGCATCGCCGCTCCAACGGTCGAGAGCAGGGTTCTTGCTGGTGATGACGATACCGCCCGCCAGCGCATTGAGCCCCTGGATGGTGGACTGCGGCCCCCGCAGGACTTCGACCTGCTGCACGTCCCACATGTCGGTCGGGCCACCATAGAGCGCCCACTTGGGGATCGGCGCGCCATCGACGTAGACGCTCGCCGCATCGGCCTGACCGCCGGCGCCCACGCCGGTATTGCTGACGCCGCGAATGGTGAAGCCCGACGAGCCATAGGTCTCGGAAAGGTTCGCGGTGCGGTTGTAGACGTCCTGAATGGTGATCAGGTTTTCCCGCTCGATCTTCTCGGATGTGGTGACGGCGATGCTGGTCGGCGTCTCCTGAAGCGTGCGGGCGCTCTTCTCGCCGGTGACGATGATGTCGTCAGGCCCGGAAACCTCGTCGACCGGAGCGCCCTGCGCGTGGGCGGGAACGGCGAGCGCAGCCATGGCGACGCTCGAAAGCAATGCGGAAAACCTGAACATGAAACCCCCTGTTCCTTCGCGCGGGGGCATAGATTTCATCGATATTGCGAGTCAATCGCATTCTCATTTTACCACGCCGCATTTTCCGCGACATGTCCGGCCCGGGTCTCGCCGCGCCGCGCGGAGACCACGAGGCCGGGCGAGCGCACGAATGCCCCGGCGATGAATTTGTCGACGCGGCGGCGCTATCGATGCGATTGCGCAAATTTAACAAGCAGATTCCGTGATATATTGTTGAATAAGCGGCGTGTTTACCCCGTCGTAACCCTACCCGTTATCGTTTGTTAGTACGCAGGCGGTACTCTTTCATCCCGTCACAGGGGGCGCGGGCCATGGTGCCGATTGAAAGTATACTTTCGCCGAACAGAAAACTGACCAGCGCTCGCCGCGCCTCGGTTCATCTCGTTCAGGCGGCAAGCGCGGCCGGTGCCGTGGCCAGCATCTTCACCGAGCGCGCGGTGTCGCATGGCTTCGCCGCCGTTGCGGCGATCGGCGCGATTGCCACTCTTGCCGTCGGCATCCGCTACGGACGCCGCGCGGTGGCCGAACTCGATTCCCACCTCAAGCTGATCGACGAAGCCGGAGAGGCCCGGCGCCAGCTTGAGGAACTCTTCGCGATGACCGACATGCTACAGGCGGCGGAAAACCACGAAGATGCCGGCGCCGTCCTGCGGGCAAGCGCGGAACGCCTGCTGCCGGGCTTCAGCGGCGCGCTTTACGTCTTCAACAATTCCCGAGACCGGCTGGACCTGGCCAAGTCATGGAGCCGGAGCGAGGATTTCGAGCCGCCCTGCACGCTGTTCCCTGACAATTGCTGGGCACTCAAGCGTGGCAAGCCCCATATCAACGACGCGCGCAGCGGCACGCTGTGCTGCCTCCATCCGATCGGCGGCAGTTCCACCATCGAAGTGCCGATGATGGCGCGGGGGCAGGTATTCGGGCTGCTGGTGTTCGCCAGCGAGGCGCCGGACGCGCTCGAACGGCTGACGGACCTGCTCCGCGTGGCACGCGCGCTGGCGGATTCGATGTCGCTCGCGCTGTCCAACATCACCTTGCGCGAAAAGCTGCGCACGCAGTCCCTGCGCGATCCGCTGACGGGGCTCTACAACCGCCGCTACATGGAAGACGCGCTCGAACGCTACATCAGCCTTGCCCAGCGCACCGGCACGGCAACCTCGGTGCTGATGATCGACCTCGACAACTTCAAGCGCCTGAACGACGATTACGGCCACGCCAAGGGCGATGCGGTTCTGCGCGACGTTGCCGGACAACTGGTGGGAACGCTGCGGCCGTCCGACGTGGTGGCCCGCTACGGCGGCGAGGAACTGCTGGTGATCATGCCCAAGTGCAGCATCGACAATGCCGCCGCCAAGGCCGAAATCCTGCGCAAGCGGATCGAGGGCCTTTCCGAGATCCATGCCGCGCAGATCAGCGCCTCTTTCGGTGTGGCCGCCGTGCCCGAAACGGCAACCGGCGCCGCCGACCTCGTACCCATGGCCGACAATGCGCTCTACGCCGCCAAGCAGGCCGGCAAGAACCGCGTCGTCATCGCCTCCCGCCGCGGCAAGGCCGAGGACAAGAGCGCCCTGCGCCTGACCGCCTCGGCCTGATCGCCGCCATCTACCTGATAGCCACCACCTGAAAGCCGCCGCCCGGTCCTGTCCTGTCCCGGACACGAAAAAGGGGCCGCATCGCTGCGGCCCCTTCGTCTTTTCGGGTCCTGAAAGGCCGATCGCGCCGCGATCAGTCCTCCTTGAGGAACGCCGGCAGGTGGTCGGGATCGCCGCCGCCGTTGCCGCCATCACGCGGACCACGGGGACCGCGATCGCCGCGCGGGCCACGATCGTTGCCGCCACGGCCGCCGTCACGGCGCGGACCACGACGGTCACCGCCGCGATCGTCGCGGGGACCACGATCGCCGCGCGGTTCGCGCGGTTCGCGGGCCGGACGGGTGTCTTCCAGCTCGGCACCGGTTTCCTGGTCGACGACGCGCATCGACAGGCGAACCTTGCCGCGCGGATCGATCTCGAGGACCTTGACCTTGACTTCCTGGCCTTCCTTCACGACGTCGGTCGGCTTTTCGACACGCTCGTTCTTCATTTCGGAGACGTGGACGAGACCGTCCTTGCCACCCATGAAGTTCACGAAAGCGCCGAAGTCGACGATGTTGACGACCTTGCCGTTGTAGATCTTGCCGACTTCCGCTTCCTCGACGATGCCGAGAATCCACTTCTTGGCGGCTTCGATCTGGGCGATGTCGGACGACGAGATCTTGATCACGCCTTCATCGTCGATGTCGACCTTGGCGCCGGTTTCGGCGACGATCTCGCGGATGACCTTGCCGCCGGTGCCGATGACGTCACGGATCTTCGACTTGTCGATCTGGATCGTCTCGATGCGCGGGGCGTGAGCCGACAGTTCGGTACGCGAGGAACCGAGGGCCTTGGTCATTTCACCCAGGATGTGCGCGCGGCCGGCCTTCGCCTGCTCGAGCGCCTTGCCCATGATTTCCTTGGTGATGCCGGCGATCTTGATGTCCATCTGCATCGTGGTGATGCCGAGTTCGGTGCCAGCCACCTTGAAGTCCATGTCGCCGAGGTGATCCTCGTCGCCCAGGATGTCCGAGAGGACGGCGAAGTCTTCGCCTTCCAGGATCAGGCCCATGGCGATGCCCGAAACCGGACGGATCACGGGAACGCCCGCGTCCATCATGGAAAGGCAGCCGCCGCAGATCGTCGCCATCGAGGACGAGCCGTTCGACTCGGTGATGTCCGACAGGATGCGGATCGTGTAGGGGAAGTCTTCCTTGGCGGGCAGCACCGGGTGCAGCGCGCGCCATGCCAGCTTGCCGTGGCCGATTTCGCGGCGGCCCGGAGCGCCGAAGCGACCCACTTCGCCGACCGAGTAGGGCGGGAAGTTGTAGTGCAGCATGAACGACGAGTACGACAGGCCTTCGAGGCCGTCGATCATCTGCTCGGCGTCCTTGGTGCCCAGCGTGGTGGTGCAGATCGCCTGCGTTTCACCGCGGGTGAACAGCGCCGAACCGTGGGTGCGCGGCAGGAAGCCGACCATCGATTCGATGGGGCGGACCTGGTCGAGCTTGCGGCCGTCGATACGCTTGCCGTCCTTGAGGATGGCGCCGCGAACGATTTCCGCTTCCAGCTTCTTCATGGTCTTGATGGCGACCATCTGCGTCTGCGGCGTTTCGTCCGAGAAGGCTTCCTTGGCCTTGGCACGGGCGGCGTTCAGCGCATTGGCGCGGGCCGACTTGTCGGTCAGCTTGTAGGCGGCGGTAACGTCCTTGCCGACGGCCTTCTTGAGCTTCGCCTTGATGTCGGCGGTATTGTCCGACAGGTCGATTTCCCAGGGGTCCTTGGCGGCCTGCTCGGCGAGGTCGATGACAAGGTTCACGACCTTGCGGCATTCGTCATGCGCGAACATGACGGCGCCGAGCATCTCTTCCTCGGTCAGTTCCTTGGCTTCCGATTCCACCATCATCACGGCGTTGCCGGTAGCGGCGACGACGAGATCGAGGCGGCCATCGGCCAGCGCGGCGGTCTGCTTCGGGTTCAGCGTGTATTCGCCGTCGACGAAGCCGACGCGGCAGGCGCCGATCGGGCCCATGAAGGGCACGCCCGAGATGGTGAGAGCGGCCGAAGCGGCGATCATCGCAACGATGTCGGCCTCGGTTTCGCCGTCATAGCTCAGGACCTGGCAGATGACGTTGATTTCGTTGTAGAAACCTTCG encodes:
- the paoC gene encoding aldehyde oxidoreductase molybdenum-binding subunit PaoC, encoding MKFETPAGTNPIDAMKVIGKAVDRVDGRLKTTGQAPYAYEHREVPGKPAYGFVIGAGIAKGRIATFNADDARRMPGVLAIVSAENAQPLGKGSMNTAKLLGGPNIDHYHQALAVVVAESFEQARSAANAVRITYERAAGRFDLAKEKPGAQPLTGNDADTHTGDFAGAFAAAPVQIDQTYTTPDHNHAMMEPFATIAWWEGDALTLWTSNQMIAWNKRELAATFKMPPEKVRVMSPYVGGGFGGKLFLRADAVMAALGAKACGRPVKIALPRPFMVNNATHRPATIQRIRLGATKDGKLTAIGHESWSGDLPGGGPEGATQQTKLLYAGANRLTALRLAELDLPEGNAMRAPGEAPGLMALEIAVDEMAEKLGMDPVKFRVLNDTQVDPEHPERPFSQRNLVRCLEDGARRFGWDRRSARPAQVRDGRWLVGLGVAAAFRNNINMTSAARVRLSGDGMVTVETDMTDIGTGSYTIIAQTAAEMMGLPVEKVRVKLGDSSFPASAGSGGQWGANSATSGVYAACAKLREMAAQQLGMDPQAAEFADGEIRAGNRSARLADAAKSGELVAEETMQWGDLAKKFQQSTFGAHFVEAAVDSYTGEVRVRRMLAVCAAGRILNPKTARSQVIGAMTMGVGGALMEELAVDKRFGFFVNHDLAGYEVPVHADIPHQEVVFLDEADDKVSPMKAKGVGELGLCGVGAAVANAVYNATGVRIRDYPITLDKHLAKLPAIA
- a CDS encoding cobyrinate a,c-diamide synthase, coding for MTACPALLVAAPSSGQGKTLVTAALARRHVRAGRRVRVFKCGPDFLDPMVHEIASGAPVHQLDLFMCGEDQCRALLHEAALEADLILVEGVMGLFDGTPSSADLARHFGLPVMAVMDGSSMAQTFGALVHGLATYREDVTLAAVLANRVGSERHAELLERGLKEGVQWLGAMRRDEGAGLPERHLGLVQAGEVPDIEARIDRAADLLPESALWLPEPVSFPAAPRCAAPPPSLAGRRIAVARDEAFGFIYPANLAFLESAGARLSFFSPLRDTALPECDALWLPGGYPELHLCALTANRTMIGAIREHFLAERPILAECGGMLYACERLEDASGTSAPMLGLLPAQARMQPRLAALGMQEAELGGHAVRGHTFHYSMLETGLEPAALARTPDGRKGERIFRQGSLTASYMHFYFPSAPELIAALFG
- a CDS encoding xanthine dehydrogenase family protein subunit M, yielding MRAFTYERARTPAAAAAAVAANKGAKFIAGGTNLLDLMKLEIETPTHLVDVQDLGLDRIEETKDGGLRIGTLVSNTALASDRRVRKDYGVLTRAIVAGASGQLRNKATTGGNLLQRTRCPYFYDTNQACNKRRPGSGCAAIGGVNRQLGVIGTSDACIATHPSDMAVALRVLDASVETVDAGGKTRSIPVAEFHRLPGDTPHVENALQPGELITAVTLPAPIGGSHFYHKVRDRASYAFALVSVAAVLKADGSGRVAFGGVAPKPWRVEAADAQLPAGAGAAARAAFAGARPTHENAFKITLAERTLAALIAENRA
- the paoA gene encoding aldehyde dehydrogenase iron-sulfur subunit PaoA — protein: MSETAHFEVSRRAVLAGGAASVGISAIPSVAEGAAPMAQQPPSMAVTFKVNGKPQALMLDTRTTLLDALRDHIGLMGTKKGCDHGQCGACTVLVGGTRINSCLSLAVMHEGDEVTTIEGLGTPDGLHPMQAAFVKHDGFQCGYCTPGQICSAVAVLDEIRAGVPSHVQADVGSAPEITALEMRERMSGNICRCGAYSNIAEAMAEVAGVRIAETHGAEVEA
- a CDS encoding PepSY-associated TM helix domain-containing protein; protein product: MSNTRKKQWRWPISPETVRSVLSSHSILGLAFAAVIYLVCVTGTVAVLAPDLERWEVPATPVARSLSDRAAARAIAEGAKETPADAALYLTLPSAASEGGTLVAYSPTFERKWAVAQDGSLSRLEAVWTEFLIHLHVNLHLPRSWGEFIVGLTGVALLSSLVSGILAHPRVLRDAFHLRLGGSRRLQEADLHNRLGIWALPFHFTLALTGALLGLSTIIVAVLALLLYPQGGMKKVYELFLDAPPPVDTRAVPLPDIAALMAEARAHSPEARPQSVVVERPGRADMRIAVHGGRDRLLVQQDETRFDAAGKAIAQEHPEDIATGTRILGGIGQLHFGWYGGLPVRIAYALLGAALCVVTSSGVTIWLARRRDRGRPAPQWERIWAAVCWGQPAILAMTALLARFAPEAPLPQAWLGLTVLSIVASALARSVSGPRLARGWRWALAGLLAMLALIHGAAALPGGGSLLIDVLLLAGGAGLLASLLRGRAA